From Rutidosis leptorrhynchoides isolate AG116_Rl617_1_P2 chromosome 3, CSIRO_AGI_Rlap_v1, whole genome shotgun sequence, a single genomic window includes:
- the LOC139897419 gene encoding probable galacturonosyltransferase 4, producing MKKMWLRKPVLVMLFMTVLAPIVLFTDRIATFSSFSTYDFIQEPSTLVSLNRDVSPLNLLPQELSSESAKKEPVGDVHLDNFTRSPIVTDNESLRKTRQLNEDSKGLESAQIDNPIIRQVTNDRVESQPQNVHIVSASLLSTKPETKQDGKSIELPQKSGKRQPATTKIEKPNERVLVDTRVRYLKDQLIRARVYLSLSATRTNAQFNRELRLRMKEVQRALGDATKDSDLPKNTMDKLKAMDQTLAKGKQIQDDCTGVVKKLRAIIHSTEEQLRVHQKQALFLTHLTAKTVPKGLHCLPLRLSTEYYSLNSSAQQFPNQEKLNDPELFHYALFSDNVLATAVVVNSTVSNAKHPSKHVFHIVTDKLNYAAMRMWFLANPPSKATIQVQNIDEFTWLNASYSPVLKQLASQNMIDYYFKTHKAESDSNLKFRNPKYLSMMNHLRFYLPEIFPKLGKVVFLDDDIVVQKDLSGLWSIDLKGKVIGAVETCGENFHRFDRYLNFSNPIIAKNFDPRACGWAYGMNVFDLDEWKKQNITEVYHSWQNLNNERTLWKLGTLPPGLITFWKRVYPLDSSWHVLGLGYNPSVGQKEIERAAVIHYNGNLKPWLEIGIPKFRGYWNRFVDYDQAYMRDCNTSP from the exons ATGAAGAAGATGTGGCTGAGAAAACCGGTGCTTGTGATGCTTTTTATGACGGTTCTTGCCCCCATTGTTCTTTTTACTGACAGAATCGCTACTTTTTCTTCCTTTT CTACTTATGATTTCATTCAGGAGCCTTCAACACTTGTG TCATTAAATCGAGATGTCAGCCCCCTTAATTTGCTTCCTCAG GAATTATCATCCGAATCAGCAAAAAAAGAGCCAGTAGGTGATGTGCATTTGGATAATTTCACCAGATCTCCTATTGTTACCGATAATGAAAGCCTTAGGAAAACTAGACAGCTTAATGAAG ATTCCAAGGGACTTGAATCTGCTCAAATTGACAACCCTATCATCAGGCAAGTGACTAATGACAGAGTGGAATCACAGCCTCAAAACGTCCATATCGTTTCAGCATCATTGTTATCCACTAAACCT GAAACAAAACAAGATGGAAAGTCCATTGAACTTCCTCAAAAATCCGGTAAAAGGCAACCTGCGACAACCAAAATCGAGAAACCGAATGAACGCGTTTTGGTAGACACTCGTGTTCGGTATCTTAAGGATCAGTTGATAAGGGCAAGAGTTTACCTTTCCCTCTCAGCAACTAGAACTAATGCTCAATTCAATAGGGAGCTTCGGTTACGTATGAAAGAAGTCCAAAGAGCACTTGGCGATGCAACCAAAGATTCAGATCTACCAAAAAA TACCATGGACAAGTTAAAGGCAATGGACCAAACATTGGCGAAGGGGAAGCAAATACAGGATGACTGTACTGGTGTCGTTAAGAAACTTCGTGCGATTATTCATTCTACCGAAGAACAATTGCGAGTCCATCAGAAACAGGCCTTGTTTTTGACTCACTTAACTGCCAAAACCGTTCCTAAGGGTCTGCATTGTCTTCCCTTACGCCTTTCTACCGAATATTACTCtttgaattcttcggcacaacagtTCCCAAATCAAGAAAAACTAAATGATCCTGAGCTGTTTCACTATGCGTTGTTTTCGGATAATGTATTAGCAACAGCCGTCGTTGTCAACTCGACTGTTTCCAATGCCAAG CATCCATCAAAGCATGTTTTTCACATTGTTACGGACAAGTTAAATTACGCTGCAATGAGGATGTGGTTTCTTGCAAATCCACCGAgcaaggcaacaatacaagttcaaAACATCGATGAATTTACATGGCTGAATGCAAGTTATAGCCCAGTTCTCAAGCAATTAGCTTCTCAGAACATGATTGATTATTACTTTAAAACACATAAAGCTGAGTCTGATTCTAATTTGAAGTTCCGCAACCCGAAGTATCTGTCAATGATGAATCATCTTCGATTTTACCTACCAGAGATATTTCCAAAACTGGGTAAAGTGGTGTTCTTGGACGATGATATAGTGGTACAAAAGGATTTGAGTGGTCTTTGGTCCATCGATCTAAAGGGGAAGGTGATCGGTGCCGTTGAAACTTGTGGGGAAAACTTTCATCGGTTTGACCGATACCTTAACTTCTCAAATCCTATTATTGCTAAAAATTTCGATCCACGTGCTTGTGGATGGGCGTATGGAATGAATGTATTTGATTTGGATGAATGGAAGAAGCAAAACATCACCGAGGTTTATCACTCTTGGCAAAATTTG AATAATGAGAGAACACTATGGAAATTGGGGACGTTGCCACCTGGATTAATAACATTTTGGAAGAGAGTATATCCACTAGATAGTTCATGGCATGTGCTTGGACTTGGGTACAATCCAAGTGTCGGACAGAAGGAGATTGAAAGAGCAGCAGTTATTCACTACAACGGCAACTTAAAACCATGGCTGGAGATAGGAATACCCAAATTTCGTGGTTATTGGAACAGGTTTGTGGACTACGATCAAGCATATATGCGTGATTGCAATACGAGTCCATGA